From the Streptomyces sp. KMM 9044 genome, one window contains:
- a CDS encoding DoxX family protein: MRADTYGPPLDGDRGWRDTATRYALLPLRIFLGVTFSYAGIDKLTDSAFMKDAGAGSIGDMMRAVRDSSAIPALVDMSLESPVAFGYAMAFGELAVGIGILMGLLTRVAALGGVLISLSLWLTVSWAAEPYYYGNDLPYLMAWTPLLLAGAPLFSVDAVLRSRRRQGAGGYR; encoded by the coding sequence ATGCGAGCGGATACTTACGGCCCCCCACTCGATGGCGACAGGGGATGGCGGGACACCGCCACGCGGTACGCACTCCTTCCTCTGCGGATCTTTCTGGGCGTCACCTTCAGCTACGCGGGCATCGACAAACTCACCGACAGCGCGTTCATGAAGGACGCCGGGGCCGGGTCGATCGGTGACATGATGCGGGCCGTCCGCGACTCCTCGGCCATTCCCGCACTGGTCGACATGTCCCTGGAGAGCCCCGTCGCCTTCGGCTACGCCATGGCCTTCGGCGAGTTGGCCGTCGGGATCGGAATCCTGATGGGCCTGCTCACCCGGGTGGCCGCCCTCGGCGGTGTGCTGATCTCCCTCAGCCTCTGGCTGACTGTGAGCTGGGCCGCCGAGCCCTACTACTACGGCAACGACCTCCCTTACCTCATGGCCTGGACTCCGCTGCTGCTGGCAGGCGCTCCCCTCTTCTCCGTGGACGCCGTACTCCGGTCGCGACGGCGACAGGGTGCGGGGGGCTACCGGTAG